From Zingiber officinale cultivar Zhangliang chromosome 5B, Zo_v1.1, whole genome shotgun sequence, the proteins below share one genomic window:
- the LOC121985825 gene encoding autophagy-related protein 18a-like, protein MASVSIPPPSPIASDASASTSDPVTSPGSSSPAPPPVDYPNPFSPPHIDPEEEEEEEEEANIGDPPKLDESFEDVASQPTSDSSLDASSTTPTLQPVPATTSSSPPRVAENDAALALSLLHLSFNQDHGCFAVGTDRGFRIYNCDPFREIFRRDFDGRGIGVVEMLFRCNILALVGGGPNPNYPPNKVMIWDDHQSRCIGELSFRSEVRAVRLRRDKIIVVLDNKIFVYNFADLKLIHQIETVPNPKGLCAVSQQQGSLVLVCPGGQKGQVRVEHYGSRRTKFIMAHDSRIACFALSQDGRLIATASSKGTLVRIFSTVDGTLIQEVRRGADRAEIYSLAFSSDMQWLAVSSDKGTVHVFSLKVNLGLTANDKPRPASDPNSPTQSSHLSFMKGVLPKYFHSEWSVAQFRLHENTHYIVAFGHQKNTVIILGMDGSFFRCQFDPAAGGEMKQLVCYNFLKSESF, encoded by the exons ATGGCTTCCGTCTCGATCCCTCCTCCTTCGCCCATCGCCTCAGATGCTTCCGCTTCGACTTCGGATCCCGTGACCAGTCCCGGCTCGTCTTCGCCCGCCCCTCCGCCGGTGGACTACCCTAACCCCTTCTCGCCCCCGCATATCGAtcccgaggaggaggaggaggaggaggaggaagcgaACATCGGCGATCCTCCGAAACTAGATGAATCTTTCGAGGATGTGGCCTCCCAGCCGACCTCGGATTCCTCCCTCGACGCCTCCTCCACGACTCCCACGCTGCAGCCAGTCCCCGCGACCACGTCCTCCTCTCCGCCTAGGGTAGCGGAAAACGACGCCGCGCTGGCGCTGTCGCTTCTCCACCTATCTTTTAACCAGGACCACGGTTGCTTCGCCGTCGGCACAGATAGGGGATTCCGGATCTACAACTGTGACCCTTTCCGAGAGATCTTCCGCCGGGACTTTGATGGAAGGGGCATCGGCGTGGTGGAGATGCTGTTTCGGTGCAACATCCTCGCTCTCGTTGGCGGCGGGCCGAACCCGAACTACCCGCCCAATAAGGTCATGATCTGGGATGATCACCAGAGCCGGTGCATCGGGGAGCTCTCCTTCCGTTCGGAGGTCCGTGCTGTCCGGCTCCGGAGGGACAAAATTATTGTGGTTCTTGACAACAAGATATTCGTCTATAATTTTGCGGACCTTAAGTTGATCCATCAGATTGAGACTGTGCCGAATCCCAAGGGGTTGTGTGCTGTTTCACAGCAACAGGGGTCGCTTGTGCTTGTCTGCCCAGGTGGTCAGAAGGGGCAGGTCAGGGTGGAGCATTATGGATCGAGGCGAACGAAGTTCATTATGGCACACGATTCAAGGATAGCTTGTTTTGCTCTGTCGCAGGATGGAAGGTTGATTGCAACTGCAAGCTCCAAGGGCACGCTTGTTAGGATATTCAGCACAGTCGATGGTACTCTCATTCAAGAA GTAAGAAGAGGTGCTGATAGAGCAGAGATATATAGTTTGGCTTTCTCTTCTGACATGCAGTGGTTGGCTGTCTCTAGTGACAAGGGAACTGTTCATGTTTTCAGCCTCAAGGTTAATCTTGGATTGACAGCAAATGACAAACCTCGCCCTGCATCAGATCCAAATTCTCCAACTCAAAGTTCACATCTTTCTTTTATGAAAG GAGTATTGCCGAAATACTTTCACTCGGAATGGTCAGTGGCACAGTTCCGATTGCATGAAAATACACATTACATTGTCGCATTTGGCCACCAAAAGAACACTGTTATCATTCTTGGTATGGATGGAAG TTTCTTTCGATGCCAATTCGATCCAGCTGCAGGCGGAGAAATGAAACAATTGGTATGCTATAACTTCCTCAAGTCAGAATCCTTCTAG
- the LOC121985827 gene encoding uncharacterized protein LOC121985827, whose amino-acid sequence MVETRRSSASAATKRCPSSSAAKRYPSPSSSSSSAAPPSAKRSKVDAKALPPREKEQVNHEEPVLSGREDGIIADASSPDEALRVDMEMENPIELPVQGHVECASQLDLLTKHAEEGGAPRGVAWGKLVSQFAQNPSHSICSNLFTVGNSKTCDLQLLDPTVGTTLCVLKQIKRGGASITLLETVGAKGVIQVNGKTVEQKSIILIGGDEVVFSRPEKHIYIFQQLPKEKPNTPSIHTLHSSSEIKDASKKGLKFQNRTGDHSTAAVVSMLASLSTLKKDLSVDPPSATIEPLTDLDTSSNACKLFQDQKDFEFPVSASSNRSQALKDCLKQAIIEPNDLDVSFDNFPYYLRYYLIVLFCEMTC is encoded by the exons ATGGTCGAGACGAGACGGAGCTCAGCCTCGGCGGCTACCAAGCGATGCCCATCCTCGTCGGCTGCCAAGCGATACCCATCCCCGTCGTCTTCCTCGTCGTCGGCGGCTCCCCCCAGCGCAAAGCGCTCAAAG GTCGACGCGAAAGCGCTGCCGCCTAGGGAGAAGGAGCAAGTGAATCACGAGGAGCCGGTGTTGTCGGGTCGTGAAGATGGGATTATTGCTGATGCCTCCTCGCCTGATGAAGCTCTGAGGGTGGACATGGAAATGGAAAACCCTATTGAATTGCCCGTTCAAG GGCATGTGGAGTGTGCATCGCAGTTGGATCTGCTGACGAAACATGCGGAAGAAGGAGGAGCACCAAGGGGCGTTGCATGGGGAAAGCTTGTATCTCAGTTCGCTCAG AATCCTTCTCATTCCATTTGCAGCAATTTATTCACTGTTGGTAATAGCAAAACTTGTGATCTACAATTGCTCGATCCAACTGTGGGCACTACTCTTTGTGTATTAAAGCAAATAAAG CGTGGTGGTGCTTCTATCACTTTACTTGAAACTGTTGGGGCAAAAGGTGTTATACAAGTAAATGGGAAAACAGTTGAGCAAAAATCCATTATTCTTATTGGTGGAGATGAAGTTGTTTTTAGTAGGCCAGAAAAACACATATAT ATTTTTCAGCAACTACCTAAGGAGAAACCAAATACACCAAGCATACATACTTTACACAGTTCTTCAGAGATAAAGGATGCTTCCAAAAAGGGACTTAAATTTCAGAACAGAACTGGAGATCATTCAACAGCTGCTGTTGTTTCAATGCTAGCATCATTGTCAACCCTAAAGAAAGATCTATCTGTTGATCCTCCATCTGCAACTATTG AACCTTTAACTGATTTGGATACAAGTTCAAATGCCTGCAAGCTCTTTCAGGATCAAAAGGACTTTGAGTTTCCTGTGAGTGCATCATCGAATAGATCCCAGGCATTGAAGGATTGTTTAAAACAAGCAATTATCGAACCTAATGACCTTGATGTTTCCTTTGATAATTTTCCCTACTACCTCAGGTACTATTTGATTGTGCTATTTTGTGAAATGACATGCTAG
- the LOC121985824 gene encoding uncharacterized protein LOC121985824 isoform X2, with amino-acid sequence MVETRRSSASAATKRCPSSSAAKRYPSPSSSSSSAAPPSAKRSKVDAKALPPREKEQVNHEEPVLSGREDGIIADASSPDEALRVDMEVENPIELPVQGHVECASQLDLLTKHAEEGGAPRGVAWGKLVSQFAQNPSHSICSNLFTVGNSKTCDLQLLDPTVGTTLCVLKQIKRGGASITLLETVGAKGVIQVNGKTVEQKSIILIGGDEVVFSRPEKHIYIFQQLPKEKPNTPSIHTLHSSSEIKDASKKGLKFQNRTGDHSTAAVVSMLASWSTLKKDLSVDPPSATIEPLTDLDTSSNACKLFQDQKDFEFPVSSSSNRSQALKDCLKQAIIEPNDLDVSFDNFPYYLSETTKRPLLACASVHLKHKGFLKYTNEISSLSQRILLSGPLGSEIYQETLVKALAKEFGARVLIVDCLTLFGGSSSNAESFKEAMKLDKASLLDKQHAGLSACLQHKRPVSSVEADIMEASAFDHGSLSKQDALASSLKFYPYKKGDRVKYVGPSQSSEVPQGPRGPNYGYRGKVLLVFEENLSAKVGVRFDKHIPEGNDLGGLCEEHHGFFCVADALRLDISSREDSGRSAINELFEVISEECQRGPLIVFLKDIDKSVAGGVDSYVTMKVRMDSLSPGVLIVCSNTQVDSRKEKSHPGGLLFTKFGGNQTTLFDFALPDCFSRLHERSKENSKTVKQLTKLFPNRIIIQPPQDEGKVLEWKKILDNDVETLKAKSNIQSIRSFLNRIGFECNELDQICIKDQTLSSESVDRIIGFALSHHLNNNTFEASPKKTKLVLSSESVQYGLSVLQNLQSDSKGTKKSLKDVVTENEFEKRLLADVIPPNDIGVTFDDIGALENVKDTLKELVMLPLQRPELFCRGQLTKPCKGILLFGPPGTGKTMLAKAVATEAGANFINVSMSSISSKWFGEGEKYVKAVFSLASKIAPSVVFVDEVDSMLGRRENPGEHEAMRKMKNEFMVNWDGLRTKDKERVLVLAATNRPFDLDEAVIRRLPRRLMVNLPDCHNREKILKVILAREDLAPDTNMEVLASMTDGYSGSDLKNLCVAAAHRPIREILEKERKEKDVALAEGRPLPVLHSSDDVRALRMDDFRHAHEQVCASVSSESSNMSELLQWNELYGEGGSRKKKPLSYFM; translated from the exons ATGGTCGAGACGAGACGGAGCTCAGCCTCGGCGGCTACCAAGCGATGCCCATCCTCGTCGGCTGCCAAGCGATACCCATCCCCGTCGTCTTCCTCGTCGTCGGCGGCTCCCCCCAGCGCAAAGCGCTCAAAG GTCGACGCGAAAGCGCTGCCGCCTAGGGAGAAGGAGCAAGTGAATCACGAGGAGCCGGTGTTGTCGGGTCGTGAAGATGGGATTATTGCTGATGCTTCCTCGCCTGATGAAGCTCTGAGGGTGGACATGGAAGTGGAAAACCCTATTGAATTGCCCGTTCAAG GGCATGTGGAGTGTGCATCGCAGTTGGATCTGCTGACGAAACATGCGGAAGAAGGAGGAGCACCAAGGGGCGTTGCATGGGGAAAGCTTGTATCTCAGTTCGCTCAG AATCCTTCTCATTCCATTTGCAGCAATTTATTCACTGTTGGTAATAGCAAAACTTGTGATCTACAATTGCTCGATCCAACTGTGGGCACTACTCTTTGTGTATTAAAGCAAATAAAG CGTGGTGGTGCTTCTATCACTTTACTTGAAACTGTTGGGGCAAAAGGTGTTATACAAGTAAATGGGAAAACAGTTGAGCAAAAATCCATTATTCTTATTGGTGGAGATGAAGTTGTTTTTAGTAGGCCAGAAAAACACATATAT ATTTTTCAGCAACTACCTAAGGAGAAACCAAATACACCAAGCATACATACTTTACACAGTTCTTCAGAGATAAAGGATGCTTCCAAAAAGGGACTTAAATTTCAGAACAGAACTGGAGATCATTCAACAGCTGCTGTTGTTTCAATGCTAGCATCATGGTCAACCCTAAAGAAAGATCTATCTGTTGATCCTCCATCTGCAACTATTG AACCTTTAACTGATTTGGATACAAGTTCAAATGCCTGCAAGCTCTTTCAGGATCAAAAGGACTTTGAGTTTCCTGTGAGTTCATCATCGAATAGATCCCAGGCATTGAAGGATTGTTTAAAACAAGCAATTATCGAACCTAATGACCTTGATGTTTCCTTTGATAATTTTCCCTACTACCTCAG TGAGACTACAAAGCGGCCTCTTCTTGCTTGTGCATCTGTTCACCTAAAACATAAGGGGTTCTTGAAGTATACAAATGAAATATCATCGTTGAGCCAACGTATTCTATTGTCTGGTCCACTAG GATCTGAAATCTATCAGGAAACTCTGGTAAAGGCTCTTGCTAAGGAGTTTGGTGCTAGAGTGCTCATTGTAGATTGTCTCACATTATTCGGA GGATCATCTTCAAATGCTGAGTCCTTTAAGGAAGCTATGAAACTTGATAAGGCAAGTCTTCTTGATAAACAACATGCTGGATTATCTGCTTGTTTGCAACACAAGAGACCAGTTTCTAGTGTTGAGGCTGATATTATGGAGGCATCTGCATTTGATCACGGATCTCTATCTAAGCAAGATGCTCTTGCTTCCTCTTTGAAATTCTACCCTTACAAGAAAG GTGACAGAGTGAAGTATGTAGGTCCATCACAATCATCAGAAGTTCCTCAGGGTCCAAG AGGCCCGAATTATGGTTATCGTggaaaagtattacttgtttttGAAGAAAATTTATCTGCCAAGGTTGGAGTTAGATTTGATAAGCATATTCCTGAAGGCAATGACCTTGGGGGCCTTTGTGAAGAACACCATGGTTTCTTCTGTGTTG CGGATGCACTCCGGCTAGATATTTCTTCACGGGAGGATTCAGGAAGATCAGCCATAAATGAATTATTTGAG gTTATATCTGAAGAATGTCAGCGTGGTCCTTTAATAGTCTTCTTGAAAGACATTGATAAATCCGTTGCTGGCGGTGTAGATTCATATGTTACTATGAAGGTTAGGATGGACTCTTTGTCGCCAGGTGTTCTTATTGTTTGCTCCAATACCCAGGTGGATAGCCGCAAAGAGAAG TCACATCCTGGTGGTCTTCTTTTCACAAAATTTGGAGGCAACCAGACTACACTATTTGATTTTGCCTTGCCG GATTGCTTCAGTAGGCTGCATGAGAGAagcaaagaaaattcaaaaacagTAAAGCAACTCACAAAACTTTTTCCTAATAGGATCATCATCCAGCCACCGCAG GATGAAGGTAAAGTTCTTGAATGGAAGAAGATATTGGACAATGATGTTGAAACTCTTAAGGCCAAGTCCAACATTCAGAGCATCCGTTCT TTTTTGAATCGCATTGGATTTGAATGCAATGAGCTTGACCAGATCTGCATAAAGGATCAAACACTTTCAAGTGAAA GTGTTGATAGAATAATTGGTTTTGCCCTTAGCCACCACCTGAATAACAACACGTTTGAAGCATCTCCAAAGAAAACTAAGCTGGTTCTTTCAAGTGAAAG CGTCCAATATGGTCTGTCTGTGTTGCAAAACCTTCAAAGTGATTCCAAGGGTACAAAGAAATCACTTAAA GATGTGGTTacggaaaatgaatttgaaaaacGACTTCTTGCTGATGTCATTCCTCCAAATGATATTGGTGTAACATTTGATGATATTGGAGCTTTAGAGAATGTGAAGGACACATTGAAGGAGTTGGTGATGCTTCCATTGCAAAGACCAGAATTGTTCTGCAGAGGGCAATTGACAAAG CCATGTAAGGGGATACTGCTCTTTGGTCCTCCTGGGACTGGGAAAACAATGCTTGCTAAAGCTGTTGCAACTGAAGCTGGTGCCAACTTCATCAATGTATCGATGTCAAGCATAAGCTCAAAG TGGTTTGGTGAAGGGGAGAAATATGTAAAAGCAGTCTTTTCCCTAGCAAGTAAAATTGCTCCTAGTGTTGTTTTTGTGGACGAG GTTGATAGCATGCTTGGGAGGCGTGAAAATCCTGGAGAACATGAAGCCATGCGGAAGATGAAAAATGAGTTTATGGTCAATTGGGATGGTTTACGCACTAAAGATAAGGAACGTGTTTTGGTGTTAGCTGCAACTAATAGGCCATTTGACCTTGATGAGGCTGTCATAAGGCGGCTCCCACGAAG ATTAATGGTAAACCTTCCAGATTGTCACAACAGAGAAAAAATACTCAAGGTAATATTGGCAAGAGAAGATTTAGCTCCAGATACCAATATGGAAGTTCTTGCAAGTATGACTGATGGGTATTCAGGAAGTGATCTTAAG AATCTTTGTGTCGCTGCAGCACATCGCCCCATTAGAGAAATTCTTGAAAAGGAAAGAAAG GAGAAAGATGTTGCATTAGCTGAGGGTAGACCCTTACCTGTCTTGCACAGTAGTGATGATGTTCGTGCTCTAAGAATGGACGACTTTAGACACGCACATGAACAG GTTTGTGCTAGTGTTTCATCTGAATCCTCAAATATGAGCGAGCTACTCCAGTGGAACGAACTGTACGGTGAAGGTGGTTCGAGGAAGAAAAAGCCACTCAGCTATTTCATGTAG
- the LOC121985824 gene encoding uncharacterized protein LOC121985824 isoform X1 has product MVETRRSSASAATKRCPSSSAAKRYPSPSSSSSSAAPPSAKRSKVDAKALPPREKEQVNHEEPVLSGREDGIIADASSPDEALRVDMEVENPIELPVQGHVECASQLDLLTKHAEEGGAPRGVAWGKLVSQFAQNPSHSICSNLFTVGNSKTCDLQLLDPTVGTTLCVLKQIKRGGASITLLETVGAKGVIQVNGKTVEQKSIILIGGDEVVFSRPEKHIYIFQQLPKEKPNTPSIHTLHSSSEIKDASKKGLKFQNRTGDHSTAAVVSMLASWSTLKKDLSVDPPSATIEPLTDLDTSSNACKLFQDQKDFEFPVSSSSNRSQALKDCLKQAIIEPNDLDVSFDNFPYYLSETTKRPLLACASVHLKHKGFLKYTNEISSLSQRILLSGPLGSEIYQETLVKALAKEFGARVLIVDCLTLFGGSSSNAESFKEAMKLDKASLLDKQHAGLSACLQHKRPVSSVEADIMEASAFDHGSLSKQDALASSLKFYPYKKGDRVKYVGPSQSSEVPQGPRGPNYGYRGKVLLVFEENLSAKVGVRFDKHIPEGNDLGGLCEEHHGFFCVADALRLDISSREDSGRSAINELFEVISEECQRGPLIVFLKDIDKSVAGGVDSYVTMKVRMDSLSPGVLIVCSNTQVDSRKEKSHPGGLLFTKFGGNQTTLFDFALPDCFSRLHERSKENSKTVKQLTKLFPNRIIIQPPQDEGKVLEWKKILDNDVETLKAKSNIQSIRSFLNRIGFECNELDQICIKDQTLSSESVDRIIGFALSHHLNNNTFEASPKKTKLVLSSESVQYGLSVLQNLQSDSKGTKKSLKDVVTENEFEKRLLADVIPPNDIGVTFDDIGALENVKDTLKELVMLPLQRPELFCRGQLTKPCKGILLFGPPGTGKTMLAKAVATEAGANFINVSMSSISSKWFGEGEKYVKAVFSLASKIAPSVVFVDEVDSMLGRRENPGEHEAMRKMKNEFMVNWDGLRTKDKERVLVLAATNRPFDLDEAVIRRLPRRLMVNLPDCHNREKILKVILAREDLAPDTNMEVLASMTDGYSGSDLKNLCVAAAHRPIREILEKERKHAILQEKDVALAEGRPLPVLHSSDDVRALRMDDFRHAHEQVCASVSSESSNMSELLQWNELYGEGGSRKKKPLSYFM; this is encoded by the exons ATGGTCGAGACGAGACGGAGCTCAGCCTCGGCGGCTACCAAGCGATGCCCATCCTCGTCGGCTGCCAAGCGATACCCATCCCCGTCGTCTTCCTCGTCGTCGGCGGCTCCCCCCAGCGCAAAGCGCTCAAAG GTCGACGCGAAAGCGCTGCCGCCTAGGGAGAAGGAGCAAGTGAATCACGAGGAGCCGGTGTTGTCGGGTCGTGAAGATGGGATTATTGCTGATGCTTCCTCGCCTGATGAAGCTCTGAGGGTGGACATGGAAGTGGAAAACCCTATTGAATTGCCCGTTCAAG GGCATGTGGAGTGTGCATCGCAGTTGGATCTGCTGACGAAACATGCGGAAGAAGGAGGAGCACCAAGGGGCGTTGCATGGGGAAAGCTTGTATCTCAGTTCGCTCAG AATCCTTCTCATTCCATTTGCAGCAATTTATTCACTGTTGGTAATAGCAAAACTTGTGATCTACAATTGCTCGATCCAACTGTGGGCACTACTCTTTGTGTATTAAAGCAAATAAAG CGTGGTGGTGCTTCTATCACTTTACTTGAAACTGTTGGGGCAAAAGGTGTTATACAAGTAAATGGGAAAACAGTTGAGCAAAAATCCATTATTCTTATTGGTGGAGATGAAGTTGTTTTTAGTAGGCCAGAAAAACACATATAT ATTTTTCAGCAACTACCTAAGGAGAAACCAAATACACCAAGCATACATACTTTACACAGTTCTTCAGAGATAAAGGATGCTTCCAAAAAGGGACTTAAATTTCAGAACAGAACTGGAGATCATTCAACAGCTGCTGTTGTTTCAATGCTAGCATCATGGTCAACCCTAAAGAAAGATCTATCTGTTGATCCTCCATCTGCAACTATTG AACCTTTAACTGATTTGGATACAAGTTCAAATGCCTGCAAGCTCTTTCAGGATCAAAAGGACTTTGAGTTTCCTGTGAGTTCATCATCGAATAGATCCCAGGCATTGAAGGATTGTTTAAAACAAGCAATTATCGAACCTAATGACCTTGATGTTTCCTTTGATAATTTTCCCTACTACCTCAG TGAGACTACAAAGCGGCCTCTTCTTGCTTGTGCATCTGTTCACCTAAAACATAAGGGGTTCTTGAAGTATACAAATGAAATATCATCGTTGAGCCAACGTATTCTATTGTCTGGTCCACTAG GATCTGAAATCTATCAGGAAACTCTGGTAAAGGCTCTTGCTAAGGAGTTTGGTGCTAGAGTGCTCATTGTAGATTGTCTCACATTATTCGGA GGATCATCTTCAAATGCTGAGTCCTTTAAGGAAGCTATGAAACTTGATAAGGCAAGTCTTCTTGATAAACAACATGCTGGATTATCTGCTTGTTTGCAACACAAGAGACCAGTTTCTAGTGTTGAGGCTGATATTATGGAGGCATCTGCATTTGATCACGGATCTCTATCTAAGCAAGATGCTCTTGCTTCCTCTTTGAAATTCTACCCTTACAAGAAAG GTGACAGAGTGAAGTATGTAGGTCCATCACAATCATCAGAAGTTCCTCAGGGTCCAAG AGGCCCGAATTATGGTTATCGTggaaaagtattacttgtttttGAAGAAAATTTATCTGCCAAGGTTGGAGTTAGATTTGATAAGCATATTCCTGAAGGCAATGACCTTGGGGGCCTTTGTGAAGAACACCATGGTTTCTTCTGTGTTG CGGATGCACTCCGGCTAGATATTTCTTCACGGGAGGATTCAGGAAGATCAGCCATAAATGAATTATTTGAG gTTATATCTGAAGAATGTCAGCGTGGTCCTTTAATAGTCTTCTTGAAAGACATTGATAAATCCGTTGCTGGCGGTGTAGATTCATATGTTACTATGAAGGTTAGGATGGACTCTTTGTCGCCAGGTGTTCTTATTGTTTGCTCCAATACCCAGGTGGATAGCCGCAAAGAGAAG TCACATCCTGGTGGTCTTCTTTTCACAAAATTTGGAGGCAACCAGACTACACTATTTGATTTTGCCTTGCCG GATTGCTTCAGTAGGCTGCATGAGAGAagcaaagaaaattcaaaaacagTAAAGCAACTCACAAAACTTTTTCCTAATAGGATCATCATCCAGCCACCGCAG GATGAAGGTAAAGTTCTTGAATGGAAGAAGATATTGGACAATGATGTTGAAACTCTTAAGGCCAAGTCCAACATTCAGAGCATCCGTTCT TTTTTGAATCGCATTGGATTTGAATGCAATGAGCTTGACCAGATCTGCATAAAGGATCAAACACTTTCAAGTGAAA GTGTTGATAGAATAATTGGTTTTGCCCTTAGCCACCACCTGAATAACAACACGTTTGAAGCATCTCCAAAGAAAACTAAGCTGGTTCTTTCAAGTGAAAG CGTCCAATATGGTCTGTCTGTGTTGCAAAACCTTCAAAGTGATTCCAAGGGTACAAAGAAATCACTTAAA GATGTGGTTacggaaaatgaatttgaaaaacGACTTCTTGCTGATGTCATTCCTCCAAATGATATTGGTGTAACATTTGATGATATTGGAGCTTTAGAGAATGTGAAGGACACATTGAAGGAGTTGGTGATGCTTCCATTGCAAAGACCAGAATTGTTCTGCAGAGGGCAATTGACAAAG CCATGTAAGGGGATACTGCTCTTTGGTCCTCCTGGGACTGGGAAAACAATGCTTGCTAAAGCTGTTGCAACTGAAGCTGGTGCCAACTTCATCAATGTATCGATGTCAAGCATAAGCTCAAAG TGGTTTGGTGAAGGGGAGAAATATGTAAAAGCAGTCTTTTCCCTAGCAAGTAAAATTGCTCCTAGTGTTGTTTTTGTGGACGAG GTTGATAGCATGCTTGGGAGGCGTGAAAATCCTGGAGAACATGAAGCCATGCGGAAGATGAAAAATGAGTTTATGGTCAATTGGGATGGTTTACGCACTAAAGATAAGGAACGTGTTTTGGTGTTAGCTGCAACTAATAGGCCATTTGACCTTGATGAGGCTGTCATAAGGCGGCTCCCACGAAG ATTAATGGTAAACCTTCCAGATTGTCACAACAGAGAAAAAATACTCAAGGTAATATTGGCAAGAGAAGATTTAGCTCCAGATACCAATATGGAAGTTCTTGCAAGTATGACTGATGGGTATTCAGGAAGTGATCTTAAG AATCTTTGTGTCGCTGCAGCACATCGCCCCATTAGAGAAATTCTTGAAAAGGAAAGAAAG CATGCAATTCTGCAGGAGAAAGATGTTGCATTAGCTGAGGGTAGACCCTTACCTGTCTTGCACAGTAGTGATGATGTTCGTGCTCTAAGAATGGACGACTTTAGACACGCACATGAACAG GTTTGTGCTAGTGTTTCATCTGAATCCTCAAATATGAGCGAGCTACTCCAGTGGAACGAACTGTACGGTGAAGGTGGTTCGAGGAAGAAAAAGCCACTCAGCTATTTCATGTAG